The following DNA comes from Halorhabdus tiamatea SARL4B.
GCGCACCAAGCTACTGGCCGAGCACAACCTCCACGTCTCCTTCGGCGAGATGCGACGCATCAAGGGGGCGATCCGACAGGGGAATCTCCTCGAACTCGTCGAGACGCGTGCCCGCGCGCACCCGACGATGCTCGACGGCTATCGAGCCCTGCTCGAACACGTCGACCAGCTCGAAGCGACGGATCCCGCCTCGAAGGACGCCTTCTTTTATCTCTCGGGGGAGAGCGCCGACCGACCGGAGGTTCGGCGCCACCACGAACGATTGGCCCGGGTGTCGCCACCCGCGGAACTCCTGCTCGCGAGCGATCCAGACGCCCACGCGGGGGCCGACGCGGCGGTCTGGGCGGTCGAGCCCCCGTTCGGTCCGGTCCCGCGCGGGCTCGATCAGACCTATCCACTCACGGCCGAACTCCCCGAGCGCCTCGACGACCGGGCCTACCGGGCGGCGGCTCGCGGAATTACCCGGCTGGCCGAGACCAGCGACGCCGACATCACGCTGGTTGACGACGGCTGGCCCGCGAGCGCGCTCGATATCCTCGCCGACAGCGTCGACAGATCTCCGGCGTCGGGGGAGTGACTGGCGATCCCGGGGGTGTCTGACACTTGGAAACGGCGTCCCTACCAGCAACTGTCTCCGGGGACAGCAAGGGGACATACCGGTCGAACCATACGATGGGGCATGAGACAGCTACTGATTGGACGGAGCACGTCGACGACCTGGGCCCGAGCACGGAGTGATCGGTGACGATGGTCGACGCCGAGCAGTTTCGGTCCGTCCTCGGCCAGTTCGCGACTGGTGTGACCGTCGTGACGCTGCCGGGTGACCCGCCACACGGCATCACCGTCAGCGCCTTCGCCAGCCTGTCGATAGACCCGCCGCTCGTGTTGATCTCGCTCGACCACGACACCGACGCCCACCGGCGACTCGCCGACGGAGACGACGACGGGTTCGCCGTCAACATCCTCGCCCGTGACCAGCGCGAGGTCGGCGAGTTCTTCGCGGGCATGACCGACGACGGCGACCCGCTCGCCGAGGCGACCGACGCGCCGGCCACGGGTGCGCCCGTCTTCGGCGACGACCTCGCGTACGTCGATTGCTCGCTGTACGACAGCTTCGAGGCGGGCGATCACACGGTCTACGTCGGGCGCGTCGAGGCGGCCGACGTCCTGAACCCAGAGGCCGAACCGCTCACCTATCACCGCGGCGAGTGGGGGACGATTCCGGCGGCGGCAAGCGACGCCTGACCGCGAGATCAACCGACGTCGTCCGCGGGCGAACAGCCAGGCCCCCTCGTCCAGGACTGGAAAGATAGTTGTGAGCGCGTCTCCGAATGAGTTCCATGACCGAGTACTTCGAAGTGATCGACCGGGACGGGGCCGCCAGGATCGGCGACCTCCGACTCGCCGCGTCGATCACCACGCCGGCGCTGGTCGACGACGTGCTTGCCGACGCCGGCAGCCTCTGGACGACGGATCGCCAGGTTCCCGAGGGCGACGAGGAGACGCTGACCGTCCTCCCGTATCGCGGGTTCCCGGCCGGGACGCCCGGGGAGGTCCAGACGGCCTTCGACCCCGCCGTCCCGGACGTCGAGTATCCCAGTGCCGCCGTCGTCTCCCCCGAGACGGCCGCCGATCACGGCACTGACGCGTACGTCCTCTCCGGCGGGCCGGGACTGGTCGGTCACAGCGAGGCGTTCGTCGAGGCCATCGTCGAAACTCGCGAGTCGATCCCGCCGGACGCCGGACTCTATCTCCCGGGGGTTGCCACGCCCGGCAACGTCGCCACCCTCGCGTATGCGGGCGTCGACCTCTTCGACACTGATCGGGCCGTCGTCCGCGGGACCCAGGGCTGGTATCTCACCCGCGACGGCGAGTACCGACTCGACGACCTCGAGGAACTCCCGTGTTCGTGCCCGGCGTGCCAGCAGGACGTCGACGAGTTCGACCGGGAGGACTGCGTCGAGCACAACGAGAACGTCCTGGAAGCCGAGATCAGGACCGTTCGCAACCGGATTCGCGATGGACGACTTCGGGACTACATCGAGGGCCAGGCCCGCCACGAGCAGTGGCTGACCGCGACCGTCCGGCGGCTCGACGACGAGTACGCCTACCTCGAACAGCGCACGCCGCTGCTCCGGAAGGCCGAGATCACGGCGTCGACCGACGACACCCTCCGGCGGGTCGAGATCCAGCGCTTCGCCGAGCGCGTCACCGACCGCTATCGCAACCGGTTCGACGCGCCCCTCGTTCTGGTCCCGTGCTCGGCGACCAAACCCTACAGCGAGTCCCAGAGCCACGGCCAGTTCCGCGAGGCGATCAACTACCGCGGCCACGTCGCCTCGATGACCTCGCCGATCGGCGTCGTCCCCCAGGAACTCGAACTCACCTACCCGGCCCAGCACTACGACACCGTCGTGACCGGCCGGTGGTCCGAAACTGAAATCGAATTCGTCGCGGACATCCTCGAAGCCTACCTCGCGGCCAACGACTACCCGCGTGTCATCGCTCACGTCCCGGCGGACTATCAGGCGATCACCGAGCGCGTCGAGGATCGCCTCGATGTCGAGTTCGAATACACCGTCGCCGATCACCCCACGACTGACGAATCACTGGCGAACCTTTCGGAGGCGCTCGCCGGCGAACCCAAGTACCGCAAGCGCGAGCGCCAGCACAACGTGATCCGCGCCATCGCCGACTACCAGTTCGGCGCGGGCGCTGGCGACGAACTCTTCGGCGAGTTCACCGTCGAGAGTCGGTATCCCAAGCTCCGGGTTCGAGACGGCGAGGGCGAGCAACTCGCCGCGATGGTGCCCGAGTACGGCGTCCTCGCGCTGACGCTCGCCGGCGCTCGACAGTGGGTCGACGCTGACCTCCCCACCAAGCGCGTCGAGATCGACGACTTCGTGCCCCACGGGAGCGTCCTCGCGCCGGGGATCGTCGACGCCGACGAGTCGATCCGCGTCGGCGACGAGGTGATCTTCGAGGGGCCCTCCGCCTTCGCGATCGGCCGCGCGAACATGAGCGGCCCGGAGATGGTCGCCAGTTCGCGGGGCATCGCCAGCGAGGTTCGCCACGTCGAAGAAAAATGAGCGAGAGGGGCCGGCGAGGCGACCGGCCGCTGCGGTGGCTAGTCGGCCTCGTCGTCGCGGCGATCCTCTTCGTCGCGGCAGTCGTCGAACCCTCGCCGGGGATCGCCCGATACGGGCCGTTTGGCATCTTCACCCGGGCGATCTGGCTCCACGCCTTCGGGTACGCCTTCCTCAGTCTGACGCTTTTGTACGCACTGCTGGACACCCCCGACGGTCCGACGGTCTCCCCGCTCGTCGTGCCGGTCATCGTCGTGGCCTACGGAACCCTGCTCGAACTCGTTCAGCTGTTGATTCCCTACCGCACCTTTGCCGTCGGGGACATCCTTGCGGACGCTGTGGGAGCCGTCGCGGTGGTCGCCGTATGGGCGTACGGTCGAGCCGCGCTGTCGGCGCTCGGGTTTCGGCGGTCGTGAGGAGGTATCGCCGGTTATCGATCGAACGTCGATCGCTGTCTGATCAGGAACTGTCGGTGACAGGAGCGGTTTTTTGTAGCTACGGGTGGGACTTACTCACCAATGAGCGGTATCGAACTCCGTGGCGACGTCTTGTCCGTCGATCGGGAGCCGACGACGCTCGATCGACTGGCGATCGACGTCTCCGCTATCCTTGCCGATCTCGACATCGATCACGCGCTGGTCGCCGGGTACGTCGCGATCCTCGCCGGTCGGGCCCGGAGTACCGAGGACATCGATCTGATTCTCGAACCGCTCGATCGTGTTCAGTCACGGAATCTCGTCGCCGCGCTCGAAGACGCGGGGTTCTGGGGATCGACGACGCCGCTGTCGGAACTGTCCACGATGCTCTCGAGCGGCGGGAACGTTCGCGTCGCTCCCGAGGGCGAAGTCGTCCCGAACATCGAACTCTCGTACGCCACCGACCGGTTCGATCGGGCGTCGATCGAAAACGCCATCACGGCCTCCATCGGCGGACACGAACTCCCTATCGGGCCGCTCGAACTCCAGATCGCGTACAAACTGTATCTCGGATCACAGAAGGATTTCGAGGACGCGATCCACCTCCACGGGATGTTCGGAGAAAGTCTTAGTGAGCGCGAACTCGAACGATGGGTAGACGCGCTCGGCGTCGAGGACGCATATGACCGACTCGAGTGAGCCACTGGCCGAGAAACACGAGCGCAACCGCGAGCAGCGCATCGCTGAGATCGAGCGGTGGGTGGCCTACATCCAGGAGAACCCGCCGGACGTCTGGGGCCCGCAACTCAATTCGCTCATCGAATCCCAACTGGAGGCGGCACGCGAGTCGGGCGTCTCCGCGGCGCAGCGCGAGCGGGTCGAACAGGCAGGTCGGGAGTGGGCGAAAGAAGAGCGCGAAACGTAGGTTCCGGTCGTCCCGCAGGGGCTTTAGGGGTTGACCGGCTATCCGTTTCCAATGAGCCAGCCGAGTCCGGACGTCTACGAGCAGGGACGGGGCATGGACGCCCACAACCAGGTGATGCGGGAGATCCGAGCCCGCAACGACGCCTCCTACGAACCCGACGAGCCCACCCGGGTCTGGATCGACCGGGACAACACGCCCGACGGCGTACTCGATTCGCTGACGATCGTCCTCAACACCGGCGGGTGTCGGTGGGCACGGGCCGGCGGCTGCACGATGTGTGGCTACGTCGCCGAGAGCGTCGACGGCGGCACGGTCGCCCACGCGGACCTCCTCGCCCAGATCGACGCCGCGCTCGAACAGGAACGCGAGACCCACGACGGCACCTGTCGGCAGGTCAAGATCTACACGTCGGGGAGCTTCCTCGACGAGCGCGAGGTCCCCGCCGAGACGCGGGGGGCCATCGCCGAGCGCTTCGGCGACCGCGATCGGATCGTCGTCGAGTCCCTGCCCGATTTCGTCGACCGCGAGAAGATCGCTGACTTTCGCGAGCAAGGGCTCGAAACCGATGTCGCAATCGGTTTAGAGACGGCGACAGATCGGGTCCGTCACGACTGCGTCAACAAGTACTTCGACTTCGCCGACTTCGAGGACGCCTGCGCGGAGGCCGTCGCCGCCGACGCCGGCGTGAAGGCCTATCTCCTCATGAAGCCGCCCTTCCTCAGCGAGAGCGAGGCCATCGACGACATGATCTCTTCTGTCAAGCGGTGTGGGGCCGTCGAGGGCTGCCACACCGTCTCGATGAACCCGACGAACGTCCAGCGCTACACCATGGTCGAACAGCTCTATTTCGACGGCGGCTACCGCCCGCCGTGGCTCTGGAGTGTCGTCGAAGTCCTCCGGGAGACGGTCGAGGAAGACGTCACCGTCGTCTCGGATCCCGTCGGCCACGGCAGCGACCGCGGGCCGCACAACTGCGGGGAGTGTGACGACCACGTCCAGACGGCGATCAAGGATTTCAACCTCCGGCAGGACCCGAGCGTCTTCTCGCAGGTCGAGTGTGAGTGTGAACGAACCTGGGAGGCAGTCCGGGAGCGCGAGAAAAACTACTCGCTGCCGCTGGCGCAGTGAGCGGGAGACGGGGGTCGTCGAAACGTGCTACCCGTCGGTGATGGCCATGAGCCGCGGGACGGCTTCGTCCCGGACCAGTTTCGCGCCCGCGACCAGCAGGAGTGTGCCGACGACAATTTCCCAGACACCGATGACTTGCTGGCCGGCCGCGAGGTTCTCGAAGGCAGCGGATTCGGCGACGAACCCGACGAGGGTCAGGACGCCAGCCAACAGCCCCATCGCGAGGCCGGTCAGTTGCTCGGTCAAGACGTTTAGCATAGCTGTCTTTAGGAGAACTGGTGATTATGACTCTTTTCGTTCGGTCGCCAGCGTCGACGAGGCGGACGCCAGTGTCGCCCTGGCCAATCGCACCGCGGATATCTGCGCTCGGGGAGACGCATGACGAAATCGTTATATTTTCGCCCGGAAAACGACACGACGATGGCACCGACTCGGGACATGGATTACGCAACGTGGACGAAAAACAGCTTTCTCCTCGGCGTTGCCCTCCTCGCGATCGGCGCAGTAGGGCACGTTCTCGGCCCCACACTGATCGGCCAACTACCGGAGTGGGAGGCAACGCTACTGCTCGATCTGGAGATCAGCGGCGTGTTGATCGGGCTCATCGCGCCCTTTACCTTCGGCATCGTCCTCCCGCTGACGGAGTAGGGGGCCGATCAGCCAGCGGCGCTGTGGACGCCTTCGCGTCGTCTCAGAAGAACGCGGCCGCCTCAGTAGCGTAGTCTTCGGGCGGGACGTCGACGACGCTCTCGTCGTGGAGCGTGGCGAAAAAGGGCGAGTCCGACCAGTAGTACTGCTCGAAGACCGCCCGGGAGACCAGGTCGATCACCGGCGGGTTCGCCGGGTCGCCGTCCTGGAGCGTGAGCGCGAGGTTGAAGCTGTTGTGACCGGCCGACCCGTAGTAGTCGAGGACGTTGACGATGCCGGCCGCCAGGTCCTCGACGACCGGGTCCGTCGGGTCGGGGACGTCCACGCCCGGCGCGACACCGCGGACGTGGCGGTGGTGTTTGGGCGCGTACGGCGCGACCCACTCGACGGCCCCGGTCGAGCCGATATATCGGTCGGACTCGGTCGTCTCCGAGATCGCGTCGTCCCAGTAGGAGGCGTCGTGTTCCTCGCGGTAGGCGCGGGCCGCCTCGGCGCGGTCGGCCTGGCGGTTCGTCCCACATTCGTCGATCAGCGTCTGCATGTGCGGGTGGATGATGCTGCTGCCGGCCGGCCGGAGGAAGTTCATGTTGATCGAGGCGTACTCGTCAGCGGCGTCGGACTCGAAGGCCACGTCGACGAACTCCAGGGCGGCCGCCAGCCCGTCGGTGAACTGCTCGACGGTGAACTCGTCGATCGGGACGTAGTGGTCCTCGGTGAGGACGACGACGTTGGAGTGATCGCCGTAGGGGTTGAGATTCGGGAAGGAGGTCGCCTCGCCCCACTCTCCACGATCGAACCCGACCCAGTCGGGGTAGGTCGGTGTCGCGTCGGTGACCATGTCGGGACAGAAGAAACAGCCCTCCCTGTCCCCGACGACGGCCGCGATGTCGGGGTCGCCCTCCGGTCGAACGAAGTTCTCCGAGACGATCCGGGACTGGCGTCCGGTGAGGGGATCCTCCCGGACCTCTGTCTCGACTGATACCTCCTCGAAGTCCTCGAGGGGACTGTGAAACCACGTCGTCTGGGTCGCAGGATCGAAGTCGAACGTCATCGTGGGCGCGTACGGCCAGCGCGCTAAAAAAGGTACCCGCGGGACAGTCCTCATACTGCCGGCTGTGAGTTCGTAAAGATATTCGCCACACCGGGGTGGCGAATTCCTTCAGTCTGTTACAGCCGGCAGTATCAGTCCGGACCCGGCGGTTTTTGACCCGTGCAGTCATCACTCCGGGTATGTCCGACTGCGTGTTCTGTTCGATCGTCGAGGGCGAACTACCGAGCCACACCGTCCACGAGACGGCGGACGCACTGGCGTTTCTCGACGCCAACCCGCTCGCGAGGGGGCACACGCTCGTGGTTCCGAAGGATCACCACGAGCGCCTCGCCGACGTCCCATCCGAGACGGCAACGGGATTCTACGAAGCGCTACACGACGTCGTGCCTGCCGTCGAGGCGGCCGTCGACGCCCCGGCAACCACTGTCGCGGTCAACAACGGTGAACCCGCCGGTCAAGAGGTTCCGCACGTCCACGCTCACGTTATCCCTCGCTTTCCAGACGACGACGCCGGGCCGGTTCACGCGCTCTTTGCCAGACGCCCCCGGTTTTCGGACGCTGAACAGGACGCCATCGCGGAAGAAATCACGATCAATATCTGATATTGGGTAGTGTTGTATGAGAGTGAAATCAGTAGATTAATTACGACAAGTTGTCTTCTTTCGATCGCTGTGCACGCGCCAGGGACATCGGGGGACTGCCCGGAATGTTCGGGGGAACTGATGCGTGACGGCCAGGAAGCAATCTGCAGCGAGTGTGGACTGGTCGTCTCGGAAGCACGAATCGACCACGGTCCGGAGTGGCGATCGTTCGACGACGATCAGACCGATCGCCGCCGGACCGGACCGCCGGTTTCGCGGTCGCGACACGATCACGGGCTGTCAACCCGGATCGGCCGCGACCGTGGCGCGCCGCCGCGACGCCGACGTCGGATCGCGCGGTTGCGCCGTCAACACCGGCGGTCCCAGACGTCCTCGAAGGCCGAGCGGAACCTGATGTACGGCATCATGGAGATCCGCCGGCTCGTGGGTCGGCTGTCGCTATCCCGGAGTTTCCGTGAGGACGCCTGCGTCCTGTTCGAAACGTCCCAGGGAGAGGGACTGTTACACGGGCGCTCCATCGAGGGGATGGCCGCCGCCGCGGTGTACGCCGTGTGTCGGATCGCCGGCGTCTCGCGGACGGTCGAGGAAGTCTCGACGGTCGCTCACGCCAGCGAGGACGAACTGACGGTCGCCTACACTGCACTCAACCGCGAGTTGGGACTCGAAACCGGGCCGATCGATCCCCGGGAGTACCTGCCGCGGTTCGCCAGCCGGCTGGATCTCCGCGTCGACGTCGAGCGCCGCGCACGCGAACTCGCGTCGTTCGTCACCGAGG
Coding sequences within:
- a CDS encoding HIT family protein; translation: MSDCVFCSIVEGELPSHTVHETADALAFLDANPLARGHTLVVPKDHHERLADVPSETATGFYEALHDVVPAVEAAVDAPATTVAVNNGEPAGQEVPHVHAHVIPRFPDDDAGPVHALFARRPRFSDAEQDAIAEEITINI
- a CDS encoding DUF7860 family protein; protein product: MAPTRDMDYATWTKNSFLLGVALLAIGAVGHVLGPTLIGQLPEWEATLLLDLEISGVLIGLIAPFTFGIVLPLTE
- a CDS encoding transcription initiation factor IIB — its product is MHAPGTSGDCPECSGELMRDGQEAICSECGLVVSEARIDHGPEWRSFDDDQTDRRRTGPPVSRSRHDHGLSTRIGRDRGAPPRRRRRIARLRRQHRRSQTSSKAERNLMYGIMEIRRLVGRLSLSRSFREDACVLFETSQGEGLLHGRSIEGMAAAAVYAVCRIAGVSRTVEEVSTVAHASEDELTVAYTALNRELGLETGPIDPREYLPRFASRLDLRVDVERRARELASFVTEENLAGGRAPSGVAAACLYTAAREGDADVTQREVADVAGVAPATLRSTYQDVHSKA
- a CDS encoding archaeosine biosynthesis radical SAM protein RaSEA is translated as MSQPSPDVYEQGRGMDAHNQVMREIRARNDASYEPDEPTRVWIDRDNTPDGVLDSLTIVLNTGGCRWARAGGCTMCGYVAESVDGGTVAHADLLAQIDAALEQERETHDGTCRQVKIYTSGSFLDEREVPAETRGAIAERFGDRDRIVVESLPDFVDREKIADFREQGLETDVAIGLETATDRVRHDCVNKYFDFADFEDACAEAVAADAGVKAYLLMKPPFLSESEAIDDMISSVKRCGAVEGCHTVSMNPTNVQRYTMVEQLYFDGGYRPPWLWSVVEVLRETVEEDVTVVSDPVGHGSDRGPHNCGECDDHVQTAIKDFNLRQDPSVFSQVECECERTWEAVREREKNYSLPLAQ
- a CDS encoding VanZ family protein, which codes for MSERGRRGDRPLRWLVGLVVAAILFVAAVVEPSPGIARYGPFGIFTRAIWLHAFGYAFLSLTLLYALLDTPDGPTVSPLVVPVIVVAYGTLLELVQLLIPYRTFAVGDILADAVGAVAVVAVWAYGRAALSALGFRRS
- the arcS gene encoding archaeosine synthase subunit alpha, whose protein sequence is MTEYFEVIDRDGAARIGDLRLAASITTPALVDDVLADAGSLWTTDRQVPEGDEETLTVLPYRGFPAGTPGEVQTAFDPAVPDVEYPSAAVVSPETAADHGTDAYVLSGGPGLVGHSEAFVEAIVETRESIPPDAGLYLPGVATPGNVATLAYAGVDLFDTDRAVVRGTQGWYLTRDGEYRLDDLEELPCSCPACQQDVDEFDREDCVEHNENVLEAEIRTVRNRIRDGRLRDYIEGQARHEQWLTATVRRLDDEYAYLEQRTPLLRKAEITASTDDTLRRVEIQRFAERVTDRYRNRFDAPLVLVPCSATKPYSESQSHGQFREAINYRGHVASMTSPIGVVPQELELTYPAQHYDTVVTGRWSETEIEFVADILEAYLAANDYPRVIAHVPADYQAITERVEDRLDVEFEYTVADHPTTDESLANLSEALAGEPKYRKRERQHNVIRAIADYQFGAGAGDELFGEFTVESRYPKLRVRDGEGEQLAAMVPEYGVLALTLAGARQWVDADLPTKRVEIDDFVPHGSVLAPGIVDADESIRVGDEVIFEGPSAFAIGRANMSGPEMVASSRGIASEVRHVEEK
- a CDS encoding flavin reductase family protein encodes the protein MVDAEQFRSVLGQFATGVTVVTLPGDPPHGITVSAFASLSIDPPLVLISLDHDTDAHRRLADGDDDGFAVNILARDQREVGEFFAGMTDDGDPLAEATDAPATGAPVFGDDLAYVDCSLYDSFEAGDHTVYVGRVEAADVLNPEAEPLTYHRGEWGTIPAAASDA